A window of the Desulforapulum autotrophicum HRM2 genome harbors these coding sequences:
- a CDS encoding succinate CoA transferase, with protein MKTAGYPIISKQEVVSLIKDGDTVAFSGFTAAGAAKAVPAMLAEHARQEHAHGRSFRIRVITGASSGNYIDNDLAEANAISWRAPYQGGKNLRDQINSQEVEYVDMHLSHVPQTVSAGFFGKVNVAVVEATQITPDGRVYLSASIGASPTWLTCADKVIIEINHCHSPRLSELADIFIMPPPPRRHPINVYNPLAKIGWPFAQVDPKKVMGIVENNEPDQVMAFSQEDETSKKIANHVIEFLLNEKQSGRIPPQLFPLQAGVGNTANAVLAGLGRHPDIPPFYMYSEVFQDAMLELIDSGKLLGASATALTIVPEKLKQIEDNMDFYSKKIVLRPQEISNHPGIIRRLGVVAINTALEIDIYGNVNSSHVLGTHVMNGVGGSGEFARNSHLSIFMTPSIAKGGKISAVVPMVPHVDNNEHSVQVVVTEQGLADLRGLGPLERAEKIINTCAHPLYRPYLKEYVAKGSCGHICHDLTRCFELHRNFKEFGEMLPNC; from the coding sequence ATGAAAACAGCCGGATATCCAATAATTTCGAAACAAGAAGTGGTCTCCCTGATAAAGGATGGAGATACCGTAGCCTTTAGCGGGTTTACCGCAGCCGGTGCAGCCAAGGCTGTTCCAGCCATGCTGGCTGAACATGCAAGGCAGGAACATGCCCATGGACGTAGCTTCCGGATAAGGGTCATCACCGGTGCTTCCAGCGGAAACTATATCGACAATGATCTGGCCGAGGCCAATGCGATTTCATGGCGGGCCCCCTACCAGGGGGGCAAAAATCTCAGGGATCAGATCAACAGCCAGGAAGTTGAGTATGTGGACATGCACCTGTCCCATGTGCCCCAGACAGTGAGCGCAGGATTCTTTGGAAAAGTGAACGTGGCGGTTGTGGAAGCAACCCAGATCACACCGGACGGCAGGGTCTATCTATCCGCCTCCATTGGAGCGTCTCCCACCTGGCTGACCTGTGCTGACAAGGTGATCATAGAAATTAACCATTGCCACTCCCCCCGCCTGAGCGAATTGGCCGATATTTTCATCATGCCTCCTCCGCCAAGACGCCATCCCATCAATGTTTACAACCCCCTGGCTAAAATTGGATGGCCCTTTGCCCAGGTGGATCCCAAAAAAGTGATGGGCATTGTGGAAAATAATGAACCGGACCAGGTCATGGCTTTTAGCCAGGAAGATGAAACCAGCAAAAAAATCGCAAACCATGTGATTGAATTTTTACTGAACGAAAAACAGTCAGGCCGAATCCCCCCCCAATTATTTCCCCTCCAGGCCGGTGTGGGCAATACAGCCAATGCCGTGCTGGCCGGGCTAGGACGCCACCCGGATATCCCGCCGTTTTACATGTATTCGGAAGTTTTCCAGGATGCCATGCTGGAGTTGATAGATTCTGGCAAACTTTTAGGTGCTTCGGCCACGGCCCTTACCATTGTGCCGGAAAAGCTGAAACAGATCGAAGACAACATGGATTTTTACAGCAAAAAAATTGTATTAAGACCCCAGGAAATCTCCAACCATCCAGGCATTATCCGTCGCCTGGGTGTGGTGGCCATTAACACGGCCCTTGAAATCGACATTTACGGTAATGTAAACTCCTCCCATGTGCTGGGAACCCATGTGATGAACGGGGTGGGTGGCAGCGGCGAATTTGCCCGGAACAGCCATCTGTCCATTTTCATGACCCCATCCATAGCCAAAGGGGGAAAAATTTCTGCAGTGGTTCCCATGGTCCCCCATGTGGACAACAATGAGCATTCGGTCCAGGTGGTGGTAACAGAACAGGGGCTGGCAGATCTAAGGGGACTTGGCCCCCTGGAACGCGCAGAAAAAATAATCAATACCTGCGCCCATCCCTTATACCGACCCTATTTAAAAGAATATGTAGCCAAGGGCAGCTGTGGTCATATCTGCCACGACCTGACCCGCTGTTTTGAACTCCACCGAAATTTTAAAGAATTTGGGGAAATGCTCCCCAACTGCTGA
- a CDS encoding MBL fold metallo-hydrolase: MKAHDMEITIVFDNYHYNPDLTSLWGFSAFLQLPNHTILFDTGSNGHVLLRNIQTSGLNVKNIDTLFISHPHWDHIGGVDSVIEENPNLHIFAPDSLSKFLLNDLKNQVQDLTVLDYQATELFDHVYSTGVMAEDCIGEQSMIIDTKEGLVVITGCAHPGIVNIARKARQIMDKEILLLMGGFHLLDENPAAIQQVIQSLQNEAVKHVCSTHCSGDLAKEMFKESFKEKYIAGGVGKKVSLPDTIFKRF; encoded by the coding sequence ATGAAAGCACATGATATGGAAATCACCATCGTTTTTGATAATTATCACTATAATCCGGATCTCACTTCCCTCTGGGGATTTTCGGCTTTTTTGCAACTGCCCAATCATACAATACTTTTTGATACCGGCAGCAATGGGCATGTACTTTTAAGAAATATACAAACTTCAGGCTTAAACGTCAAAAATATTGATACACTTTTTATCTCTCACCCACATTGGGACCATATAGGAGGTGTTGACTCAGTTATAGAAGAAAACCCAAACCTGCATATTTTTGCACCTGACTCACTCTCGAAGTTTTTGCTGAATGATTTAAAAAATCAAGTCCAGGATCTAACTGTTCTCGACTATCAGGCAACCGAACTTTTTGATCATGTATACTCGACTGGAGTTATGGCCGAAGATTGTATAGGTGAACAATCAATGATCATCGATACAAAGGAAGGCCTGGTCGTCATAACCGGCTGTGCTCATCCCGGCATTGTCAATATTGCCAGAAAGGCCAGACAGATTATGGACAAAGAGATCCTTCTGTTAATGGGAGGATTTCATCTGCTGGATGAGAATCCTGCAGCGATACAACAAGTGATACAATCTCTGCAAAATGAAGCAGTCAAGCATGTGTGTTCAACTCACTGCAGCGGTGACCTGGCCAAAGAAATGTTTAAGGAAAGTTTTAAGGAAAAATATATTGCAGGAGGAGTTGGGAAAAAAGTGAGCCTGCCAGATACCATCTTCAAGAGATTCTGA